CTTAAACATCTGGATTATGTGACATATAGTACAATTGGAACCTGATTATTCGCAAATGTTATAAGCACCGATTCATAGTTGTTTTGATAATTATTGTGACAAGATTATTAACGTTTATATAGAGCATACACATTATCACCTTTTTGGGTTCCTTCTTCCTTTGTGAAGAAGTATTGTTAACATGCCCatctaaaaaatgtcatttggcACTTTGATAGCAAGCAAAGTCATGTAGCTTATAGAAGACCCGAGAGAGGCACTTTGATAGCAATTGGACTTACATCTATATAAAGCGTTACAAAGATGTTAGACGAACGCTCTTTGAAAAATGTACTCAATTGTAGCATGAAATTCATACTAGATATGCTTTTTCAACCATTTTAGGAGGTGGACGAAAAGATATCTATTACGACTATGTGCCTTGTGACTATATTACAAGGGACTCAGATATATTGAACTCAAGAGGGATTAGATATTACAAGGGATGAGTTTGAGGGACATGATATGCTAATCCTTAACAAGGCCTAGTGGTAGTGCTCCTAAATTTTTCTAGCAAGCATGCTCGACAGTTGCATGGCCTAATTTATTTACCCATTCAAACAAATTTGGAAGTAGCACAAAAGATGCATTATTTTCTCGTGCCCAGCGTTCAAATGGAAGACTTATAAAAATGTTGGACCAGACTTCCAATAACTACCAAagtcaaaatctaaaaataggGGCAGTATAACTAACTTGTGAATGAATAGAGGAAGAGGTTGCAGGACAGCAGGAGCAATccaaatttatatttcaaattgaATCATTCAAGAAAGAATGTGAATTGAGCAAAAACAGCGTGCTTGCTCAACAATGCAACAGTGtttaagaggggaaaaaaagaaaaagaaaactaatcaATCCAAATTTAATGGTTCAAATTGAATGAAAGAAATGGATAAGCATAGATCAGGCTTTAGAGATAAAAGCTGACCCCCCACACATGAAATCATGCAACACTGCAAGAAGCAAAACCACAAATGATTGATAATCATCTCGGAAGGCTGTTTGGAGGGAAATTACGTAATGGATTCTCCCTCAGTAGCTCCGTTTCCCTGCacaattaaaatagtaaaaggcTGATAAGTATCACACTACCACTTAAGAGATTGCCAGTATACTGAAATAGACAacaacatatattctcaagtaGATTGCTTACTTTTTAAGGTCTCGGCCATCCTCATGCCTAAGTTGCAACATCGACTTATCACCCCCCTCATTATTCCTCTTATGAATTctgaaacaataataataagaacAACACATTATCAGAACAGAATTTgaagaatgagaaagagatcTAGAATGCATTGACACTTTGATTACATGTCAAATGAAGAACCATTAACTAATACAGTAATACTccacttgaaaattaaaatgtcCCTTAAaaacatttcaaatttcaacacACATCAGCATAACAGCTGCATATTATTACAAATGATGTACAAAATCATATGACTTCAAATCCTGTGTTcacatcttttcttctttggaCAAACCAAAACAACTAAGATTGTAATAAACATATTCAGTAGGGTGCAATGCAGGATATAATTGGGAGACAATGCTAATATATCTAATAATGGTtgcttttaataaaatttaaaatgatactCACTCTTCACATTCTTCATCGACAAAAACCTCAATACTACTGGCAGTTATTCCTCCTGTTATAGACCCAGGTTTCTGAGGAACCTAAAAGAAGCAGAATTAGAGTTACTTAGATGCTATAAGAATGATGCAAGGAAGAAAAAGTCTAAGGTTGTAAGGGAAGAGTGGGAAGAAGGTGAATGGTAAACCTTGTATGTTGTCCACTTGGTAGGGAttgcattattttctttatttctctctGCACGAGCTCCAAGAGTGCGCCAAGAATTCAAGTCTGTCTTTGATGTATCTGGCTGACGATCCACATTGCTTATATCTTTGAAAATAGTGAGCGGAGTTGCATGAGCCCTATAACCAGAGCAAAAAATTTagaatggaaaaatgaaaatgtataGTTTACACTTGCTACCATCAATCATATCTAGAATGTCTTATTGACATATTGAATGAAATCATCCGATCCAACTTTAAGGAAGAGAAACATCAATGGACTAGTCTATATAGATGGCATCAAACATGCTCATGATAACTCTGCATATGGAAGAAAGACAAACAAAATGAATACCTAAAGAACTTATGTCTGAAACTTGCATTGATTGGAACTTCCCCTTTTCAAAGCTGGAAGGTGAGCTTCAACCCAAGTAAAGGGTAAGTTTAATGCATTTTGTTTCACTAAAAACATGTGAGCTGCCAACCAATTAATATGAGAATCAAAACACTAAGACAAAATTGTGCTTTACTCCAGTTTGGAAATGTAATCATGTTGGAAGGGGCGTTTTGGAAAGAGAAGCAATGGGGAGATATGGAAAACTATTACTttggaaagaaaggaaaagctCATAGTTTTGAGGGGAAGGAGCAAAATTTGGTGAGTAGAAGttctttttgaatattctaGATGATTGGACTTCGACTTCTCATATTTTTTCTACTATGAACTTTCTAGCATTCCCAGATACTTCGAGCTGTTGTTAATTGTTTTTGTACttctattttcttccttttcactTATTTTGTTTGGGGTTTCCTTTGTAAACTCCCCGTGTACGGCTGCATCCCTATTActtatcaacaaataaaaaaggttcTAAACAGACTAAACAAGAAATTTTGACTACCAGAAGTAATAACATCACGACAAACTTTGAATGAAAGGCCTATAGCAACTttcatcattaaatttttagaaagcTTTGAGGTTTCTGTCTagaaaaattaagtaaataaataactcCATATTGCTCACCTATCTGGCCTAACATTTTTCTTGACAAGATCAGAGTTCTCAGTGGTCTGCATTCCTGAAACATTAGAGAGAGTTTAAAAAgcatatatttttatagtagAATGCAGAAATTCAAGAAAGCAAATCAGAGCAATGGATCTTACGATTTTCTCCTCTGGAGAGGACAGTTCCAAAACTCCGTCCTGGTAACCGCTTCTCCACTGTATCTTCCTAAAAATGGGGATAAATGGAACAATAAATggtttattaagaaaaaaaaaaaaagtgattaaaGTTCTTAACGAAAAGTTGCAAGCATACATCTGTTGGTTTTGGTCTTCTCATTGAGCGAGCAAAATACTTCCTATAAGAATCCTTCAATTTTTCGAGTGGTTGAGCATTcctatttaatgaaaaaattaatcaGAGATGTATTTCTGCAATGCACGaataaagaagagagagagagagagagagagagagaataaaaaactgAACTAAGGCTCAAAGAAAgaaattgagaaattaaaatcAGCATAAAATTATGGTTAGAACATATGTAAATAACTTATAAGTGACAAATAAGGCTACTCAGTATGCACATACTACAGATTCCATTTGTATTATAGGTTAATACATATGTGTAGAACAATCTCCAAGAATCTCATTACCAATGTGATGCATTTAAAACACGAACTCTAAAAAAATGAGGTACTATAACAATCAtgagaaagagaggaagagcacattttttctcaaaattagaTCTTGTAGCAGGATGCAGGCAATATTACAAACCACACTCCCAATGATGTAATTGTAAACATTGTTTTGACCCTTAATGAAGGCCTTACTAAACCATAAAGCCTTAACCAAATAACAACTAGAAACTTAACACTACACTACAATATTTCAAATACCAATGAAACAACACTACAAACTGTGCAAACATTAAAAACTAACTCTGAAAAGAACTCGCATTAAGAGATCTCAATGCGCAAAATCTTTTAATtcatttcaaaatcaaagagttCTCATCAACCAAAGCTTACGGGTTACAGTTACAGCCACGTTTTTCTTGTTCTTCGAATACttcttttcaattaaaaacataaattacaTTTCATATATGAATACCATCTTCAAGTTACATTTACTGATCAAATACAACAAAAACAGcagaatatataataaaacattacaacaaATCTTACCTAGATATGCCAAGATTATAAATTTCGTTGGCAAGTTTCATCTTATTCTTGGATTCTAAGTGTGAAGCATAGGATATATAGTACACAGCATGAGTCTTCCCAATTTCATTTGCCTCTAGAAAACTGTATATGATTTCTGCATCACTACAATTTTCAGCCTGCAATAGCATTTCATTTTCAAACATCAATCCAAATAGGCAACAGTCACGATGACACATGCACTATATTAAAAGAgaacaattaaaacaaaattttagaaagtaaaaaaaaacctacatatTCCAACCACACTTTCAGGTAGCGTAAATCATCCTTATAGCGGTCTGAATGCCAAAAAGTGCGCACACATTGTTCATATATCACAACCAATCCAGAGTAGTCTCCTCCCATTGGAAATGCTTCTTGAACCCACTTAATACACCTTGCAAAAGAAGCAAAGATACCAATAATCAGTTTGGGCATGTGTGACAACATTTGAAAAGCTGGTTACTCGAATAAATTCTTTACAAAAAAAGTAGCGAATATGGTGCATTTTTAGCAATAAAAACCCACAAGTTCAGGAGGAAGAAATTCATGGATAACTTGTACAGAAAACAAGAACCCAGTATCATGCAGGAATATCAATATGAAAAGGGCAAAACTTAAGttcctcaattaaatttaaccatGTTTATCAATGAAGGCATTAGATTCAACTATGTGACTCATTGGCTAATgccatgattgaatttaatcagAAACCTAAGGTACAACGCCTAAGAAATTGTAGGTAAGTTTTGCCCATGTGGAAAAAACGTGTTAGAAAAAGCTAACTTACATAAAACCTTATTCTATTTTTTCACAAATCTGAAATCTCAATCTCATTgtaacaaaatacaaaattagtGACAGACCCTTGCACTAAATAAGCTTGTGAGAGAACAAAGATGAAATATtgaggaacaaaaaaaaaaaaaatcatacttcTTTCGATTATGATTTTTCAGATGTGACACAAATTTCTtcgaatgaaaaaataaaatcaagcaAGAAAATCGGGAAAGAAAAATGGAAGAGTTGAGAGTACTCACTCGAGCCATGGGTGTAGAGGATCATCTCCTTGATGCTCATCGATAGCCTCAATCAACCTCCTAAAACCCCACATCaagaaatcaatcaaaaaaattgatcaaagaatatttcaaagaaaaatggtccaaagagtgaaagaaagaaaataaaaccttCGGTTCTCAAGCAGAGATTTCTTGAGTTGATTGTCGTTGTGGGATTTGAGAGCTTCGTTTAAGAGATGAACCTTTCTGCCTCTCTTCAAGGGCCTCACGTTTTCTTTGAAAAGTTCCCACTCGTTCCCAGTCTGTCTCTTTGAGAGAAGAAACTCCGTCTCTGGATCCAACCTCTCTATCTGAATCTGACCCTCCTCCATCGCTGCCTGCTACTATTActtactctttcttcttcttcttcttcttgatgaagattcaaattttgaaacacaGATTGGTTTTGGGTTATTGCTAACTAACCGTTAGAAAGGGGTTTTTATAGAAATTGGAGTTTGTGCGCTCTGCTGGCCCTACCTCCTATgaaatttgaactttgaacctGCACTAGCCGTTGGGCCCAAATCATTACGAGTTTACTCAACCATTCAGcccaagaaggaaaaaaagatctTTGAGCCTAAACAAATTCAGTCGAAGCTTATGGTCCAGATTCTaatttgttagtttgtacccTTGCAGGCTTTACCCACTGTACCCATATCGTGGGCTTTGGCCCATTgaaaatttactattttgattttagatttcttgaaataatcttttttttttttttttagctttctgtaactcatttaaaatttacCGAAAACAGTATCTTTTAATAAACATGGtacaaataaattacaaaaaataagcaATTTAGAAACTGATACTTAAAGTGGGTCAACAAATAAGATAAATTGTCGAGTTGATGTATTGCGGCACCAAGCTTGTTCGGGATAAATCATATGATTGACTATAATGGACATTCCTTCAAGACACGCTTCAAGTCTAAGGGAAGggaatggaaaagaaataaatggaatgtatttaagtaagggaaatgaatagaaaataatggaatgaaattaagtaaccttgattggatgttttaaaataaatgaatggaaatgaatgaaaatgaatggaatgtaagtaatcttgtttgggagcaacatggagggaatggaacggaatcattttatgacaatattattattagaccCCTATCTTAAAATAAAGAGTTAAATATACAAGgatattttgggagttttagtaaaaaaatcatcaaatctaatttcattccctccaattcctcccaatttcgagaggaatgaaaatttgagattttaagagaataaaaaagaataagtgttccctcctacccattctATTCCCTcttacttaaactcccaaacaagaaaataagctttccattccctccattaaaactctcaaacaagggaatgagctttctattccctccattaaaactccaaaacaaggaaagggaagaatattctaaaatgattattttcattcctttccattccattccattctctcctccCAAGTAAAGCCTTAAGATTTTCAATAGTTAATCTTATTATGCCTTGTGTAATGACCTCAACTATTTCTGTTTCTTCAAATAGGACAACAACGAGTCTGTCTCTCCTTTCAATCTCTCTCATTTCTATTTGAATGAATGACATGTAGCATACTAACCATCCAAATGGGTTGTCTTTGACCCTAAAGAACCAAAATGCCAATCCAAACACTATATTTCTAAGAACTTAGTCAAATCCCCAGCAATCCTAATCTAAACCTGAGTTTTAATTATGTTGTTGATATAACATCAATCATAATTATTGTTATACCAATTTGTTAACATTTAATAAAAGTAGTAGTATCTTTAACATTTTATCAAACCTATTAATTTGTTTGAGTTATAAATTAAATACTATTATGGGggtaaaaaaaactaattatgaAGAACAGTCCTTGAGATCTTGATCAACACAACTAATTTTTAGATAAATTGGATAAAATTCTACCGTGGGAAGATTAGACAGATGATTGAATACAAAGATGGATGAAAATAAACACTTTGATTAAGAGAATCTATTTCTTGAGGTACGGTGTATGAATCAAAGACAAATACAAGTTCTTgctccctctccttctctctcttactattcttttataattttatgaacCCCTCTCTTGTTGGctattttctcattttatccTCTCCTCATGCCCCCTTTACAGCTATGCATTTCTTAGCTTGATCAAAGAGGATACTTGTTCTATCAGACATCCTTCCCACCATTTTATTGATCATGAAGGGAGATTTTTGGGGGGTATCTCTACTGTCCAGACTAGTCATTCATCATTTAATGAAGCTGACATTAGGTAGGAATACTTAATTAATGCGGAGATGGTTGTTACATTGGGTTCTACGTAATCTTCTTCGTTCTCCTTGGGAATGGGGACTGAAGTTGCATCCTCGATAAATCTATTGATATCCTTTTGGTTAGGTTTTTCTCGGATTATCTCAGCAATCGATCTAATTTGATTATCACCTCTCAGGCTTGGGCTCTAGTTTAGTTTTCACCTTTCAGGCTTGGGCTTCTCGATGGTGGGATTTGGGCCGAGTTCTCATTTTGAGGGTGTCTCTTTGGCCTTTCTTCTTCAGCCCAAGTTCACGGGATGGCTACTTTCCAACCCCATAACTATAATTTTGggatatttttcaaattaaacctaataattttatacataacaaattaaatactGAATTTTAAATTCGTTTCAACTCAAGAAGCTTTGTGGTTTAGTGGCAGAAAGATAGAAGAGAGGATTTAATttgaaacaatttaaaaattcaaaatttaatttacaatttatagtttttttttttttttgatgaaccacAATTTATAGTTTATGAAAATATAGAACCTTCCTAAAATTAaattaggatttatttattacaataattttaataagaaagaaaaggaaacaaacaagtacaaaatagtaAGAGCCCGtttgatatgtatatataaacaataattttcaatttttttgaaaataggtGTGAATATAAAAgtggataaaaaattaaaaatatggaCCTAATTATCCAAACAGTGTGAAGATGTTGAGTAGGAGGATTCTGGATAATGTTGGAAAAGATACATCACAAATTAGAAAGATGGGTTTAACTACGCACATCCAGATCGAGcccacaaaaattttaaatcctcACCGTTCGCTAGAAAAACTATGGATCGTGGAAGGTACAGGAAGcaatttaattattgaaaaagtGAACCATAAATAGTGGTGGACCAGGGTCCAATCCATATTCCACAAATACCCCAATTGATACGAAGTTTCTCctctccaataaaaaaaatcaccacataGTACTAGAGGGGGAGGGTATTTACGTAATTCCATTACCAATGGATGGAGACAAGTCAACAGACAAGAAACCACCACACACAAGGTAAAGTAACTCATGGTGGTTAAGCTCACCAAACAAAACAGTAACCCTGGTTAGAGATCAGAGACTCAcaacacaacaaattctagaaaacaaacaaacaaatataaaatagaaaaagcacgaagaaaacgagagagagatcacggagagagagagacacttttttttaaaagttaaaactattgTTCACGCGTCCATTGTAGAGATCGAACGAAGACCACCAAGATGGCGTGTTTAGTGGCAGGGACAGGGGTCGTAGGTTGTTGTCCTCGCACAGTacgaggaggaggaggaggctcGTCGTTGTCGCCGAGATCGGAGGCTTTGTCGTTTTCGAAGGTATCAGTACTGGTACGGATGGGTGAGGCTAAAAAGGGTTTGACGGTGAAGGCGATGGCGGTGGCGCCGAAATTCATAGGGACGCAGAGGAAAGAGCAGCAGCTGGCGGAGATGATAGAGAAGAAGGTGATAGAAGCGAAGGAGGTGTGCGGCGAGGACGGGAGATCGGACGAGTGCAAAGTGGCGTGGGACGAAGTGGAAGAGATTAGCCAAGCCAAAGCCGATCTGAGGCTCAGGTTGGAGAAACAAGATCCTCTCGAGTTCTTTTGCCAGGACAATCCTGAGACTGATGAGTGCAGACTCTACGAAGACTGATCACTACTTTTCCATGATTTTGGGGGTTGTCTTTGTCCTATTAagtccttttccttttttttctttgcttttgtgTATATGCTTAGTTGCATCTatctatgtgtttttttttttttgtgctgaaTAGTTGCATCTATCTATGTTGTGCTTGGTTGCTGCCCCGGCATAATATTTGGGAATGGTGGACCTTGATAACCTTtgaaatcaatcacaaagtttCGATAAAATTAATGTAAAATCTTGGTACTCTCTATTTGCTATCTTTAGTTAAAAGTGGCattattttatgttaaaaagaacttatttacaaaaaaaaaaaaaccttatttaattactccctccgtctcactttgtttgtcctctattctattttgagatgtcccaaaatattgtcctgtttctaaaaataaaagtcattaatttactaatgttcctattatacccctattaatttactaattcaattttttgataaatttatttaagggtagttttggaaacttgtacatttttaaaagatagaCAAGAAAATAagtgatgttcccttaaaaagtttgacttttcaaacaggacaaacaaagtgggacggagggagtatgtTTTCTTAAACTTAACTAAAGGTTCTTCAATTCAATTTGTCAATTGAGTCCTCTGCTTTTCCAATTGGTACCCGTACCACTCTCAGGAGTAAGGACATGATTCAGGAACACCTGAATGTGtaacttatcaataaaaaataaagaggttcCTCAATTCAACCATATGATTTATGTATAGTACAGCCATTATTGAGGGCTATCAAGATTCCCACcccaaattttgtttcttttatgtcACAATACTTATCCTCACGAGTGAAAACTATCGCTCCCCTTTTTCCACACCACTTAACACTAAAAAGCATTAGGTAAGTTATAAAACATTTAGTTAATATCTTTTTTGCAATGATTTAGTTAATATCTTGTCGTTTTAATAGTATCAAGAGATAATTTTGGACCTAACCCTAACTTTACATATGGAAGTTGTCTTTGTGAGACCCACGCGTGTGTGAGTGAAAGATGTTTTATGAAATTGTCTCATGAAATAGTTTCTCCAAAGATATCTCGAAAATTTCATGAATTGATAATATAGTAGATTGAAGGTAATGTCTCCAAGTCTTTCATCATATCCTAGATCAATGAATCCATCACCCACATACCTCCTAAGGGTTGAAGACTACTTTAATTATAATGGTAAGTGATATGCACAATAATAATCATCTTCCATTAATCATGGATGAATAATTACAATATTAATGAGCATTAATAACCCTTAAATAACCAACAAAGAGACCATCGGGCCTTGTAGCCTAGTGATACCTAGTTCCTTTTGTAACCGTTAGCACGGGGTTCTATCCCTGCAATAAACaattatccacaaaaaaaaaaaaaaaaaaaaaaaaatgttaagaagTCAGTGAAGAGACATTAATCACATTATGTCTTTAATGACCCTAAATGATGAATCTAATTGACGATTTTGCGTTTTATTAATAAGTATACATTATGGATGTATTTTAGCACTATAAAAAGTGCTTTAAGAACTTTAAAGATTTCTTAGCAAAAATTTGTCAAACGACAATTTAGCTGAAGAGCTTTTCAAAGGGTCCTTAAAcctaataaaaataactttaatattaggttaaagaaagaattaaaaaactttatattataaaaatccaAAAGTCTTTTTGTATTGATTTCCAAACTCCCTCTAATCTGAAACAGACTGGTGGGTGGGAATGCGAAAGATCAAGAAAGCCCAGTGAAAAAAAGTTGTCTctgtgtgctttttttttttttttttttttttttttttttttttacagtgcaaaataaatttgcaaCGACTAAAAAACCAAAAGGATGAAGAAGCACCTCCAGTCCACGCAAATCGCAGACAAGCCCCATGGCTCTGTTTCAACCTTGTTCAAtaatttcatcttcttcttcctctttctttcaAGGCTCTCATCCCAATCTCCGCTCGAAGTTCTTCGTCCCAAAACATCAAACCCATCTCATCCCCAACCCCAAGTCTCGTTCACTCTGCACAGCTTCATGGCAAGAGGTCCGTCTCGtccgtacttttttttttctcggagGGTTTTCATGTTATTCTGTCTTTCTATTTTACTtgggtttcttctttttgtgATTTGGATGAAGCTTGCGGGAGTTCTAATATTCTCGGCGATTCCTTTCACTGCTGTGAAAGCCATAGCTAATAGCCCACTTGGAGAGTCACTTCAAAGAAGAATGGAGGAGAGGAAGAAGTTTGCTGTTCGAAATTCCTCCAAGTTTAAGACCTTGTCTGAGAAAGCAAGAAAAGAGAGGTAATTCCGGGTAAGCGATTATACACTGTAAAAGCACTCGTTGACAAAAATGGTTCCTGTTTAGTTAtatattgataatttaataaaataaacgaAAAGAGAAAACCAAAAGGTTT
This DNA window, taken from Quercus robur chromosome 2, dhQueRobu3.1, whole genome shotgun sequence, encodes the following:
- the LOC126712659 gene encoding calvin cycle protein CP12-3, chloroplastic-like, which codes for MACLVAGTGVVGCCPRTVRGGGGGSSLSPRSEALSFSKVSVLVRMGEAKKGLTVKAMAVAPKFIGTQRKEQQLAEMIEKKVIEAKEVCGEDGRSDECKVAWDEVEEISQAKADLRLRLEKQDPLEFFCQDNPETDECRLYED
- the LOC126712658 gene encoding mitotic spindle checkpoint protein BUBR1 translates to MEEGQIQIERLDPETEFLLSKRQTGNEWELFKENVRPLKRGRKVHLLNEALKSHNDNQLKKSLLENRRRLIEAIDEHQGDDPLHPWLECIKWVQEAFPMGGDYSGLVVIYEQCVRTFWHSDRYKDDLRYLKVWLEYAENCSDAEIIYSFLEANEIGKTHAVYYISYASHLESKNKMKLANEIYNLGISRNAQPLEKLKDSYRKYFARSMRRPKPTDEDTVEKRLPGRSFGTVLSRGENRMQTTENSDLVKKNVRPDRAHATPLTIFKDISNVDRQPDTSKTDLNSWRTLGARAERNKENNAIPTKWTTYKVPQKPGSITGGITASSIEVFVDEECEEIHKRNNEGGDKSMLQLRHEDGRDLKKETELLRENPLRNFPPNSLPR